TGTCTTGAGCTACTCTAACCTATTTATTACAAATTATCATTCTTATTTCATATtccattttttcataaattaaaatcttGATTTCTACTTGACTTATGAGAGTcctagaaaaatgaaaagtatttGGGATTTTCCACTTGCACAATATTATTCCGGGACAAAAGCAACAACATACCAAATATAATTCGGTTAATGGAGTCTGGGAAGGGTGATATGTActcaaaccttacccctaccttatagagatagagagattgttttcGATAGACCTCAGCTCCAAGACAAaatcatcaacaccacaatagAAGATGCACTATTTTGAATCAAAAGATCTTGAAGATCATTTTCAAACAAACAGTATAGACAAGATCATTTAATAAACTTAACAGTATATAATCATCGATGATTGATCAACAAAACAATCGACTCCAAATTGCTTCACAACTAAACTGCGTGAAAATCTAACTCTTACAAATGATCACATGAACAACTATATATAGGTAGCTATGTCATGGTTCCTCTTCATTTGCTCTTTCGGCTGCTTCTATCTCCGAATCAAGTTTGTTTATTAGCTGCTCACTTACATGTTTCGCAACAGATATCATGTCAAGTATGACGCTAGGGTCTAACCCTGCACCACCTCGTTTAGTCAATCCACATATTAGTCCACGTCTATTAACAGAAATAGAAACAGCTGAGCTCATTAAGGATTCCTCCTCTGAAGTTGCATCGACAATGTAGTGCCTTCCAACCTGCAATTATTGAAGGGAAAACGTCCATGGTGCATGTAAGTAACAGTCGCGTAAAATGGATTCTGATTAATAGGGTTGGGTTACCTTTGTCAAAGTAACTATGACAGGTACTCCACTGGTGTCGAATTGCAGAAATTCTTCATCACTAACATCCACATCTGCGTGCTCGTCTGATGAAGCAGCTTCACGAAACTGAACTCTCGGAATGCCTGTATTGCTCAGAGCTGCCTGGAAGAACAACAGTCATTGCTGCTTAGAATGTTTCAATTAAATATGATTTCTCTCTATTGTACCATCTTAGATAGCAAAATGATTAGTCAGAAGATGGGGAATAATGCTTTCGTGTTGCATTCTTGAGTATCACAGAAATTCTAAAACAGTCCAAGCAAGTTTCACCCTCCTTTTCCTTGCTAGTACATGAAGAGGAAACGTTGTTAGAATGTACCTTGATTGCAGCACCTAGAGCATCCAGCAGATTTCCATCCGAGCTAATGACAAGGCAATCGACATACAGATCCCAGCATACTTTTCCTTCTTTGATCAGGAGAGACGCCGGATCAATTCCCGCCCCTGCAAAATGAAACACACCACAAGATTATCAACTCGAGAGATGCATAAGTGCAACATTTACACCAATAGCTGGAAACAATTCCAGTAGCAGAAACGTGGATTAAAGTAAGACAGAAGTGTGGATTTTCCTCTCGAATACCTGCTCCACTTTTACCACCCAAGAGACTTCGCTCAAGTGCTGTCGAGAGCTCTGTCGACAATTCCTCACCTCCCCTGCCCTGCATAAATCAACATAAACGAAACTGATAACTGATAAAATACTAACATAGGTATGTCATAAGAAGAGCTTAACAGTATTGACTTTTATGTTCGGAATAAGAAAGGTTATtgccaaatataaaaaattgaggaaCTCAGGTTGGTGTTTGAACCAAATTTTCTAACAAAACTATGAAACAGATAAACGAAAACTCAGAAGTAAAATGAATCCATGTACACACCTCAAATGATGGCTCTGCTGTGGGACTGCACTCTACGTAAATAAAAACCTTTCCTTGGTCAGGATGAGATAAAGTAGGTTTTCCAAGTTCCGCCTGCAATAAGAATTGAATAGGCCAAATTAGTACAACTTCCATAACAAAATTGCACAgaaattattaaagaaaatccTAATAGCATcattaaatcaaaaataaaagatagaaACATGTTTCAACGCCTAGATCATTACAGTACCTTGACACTGGCGATAACATCAGTCGCCCCCAACTTGACTTTTGCAGATCCATTTGCCTTGTAAGAAGCAATAAAGTTTAATATTGAGCTTGAGTTGTAGCAAAAGAAACACTTGTGGGCGGAAATTTTACTATCTATATAACAGAACATAACACTACCTGAGGAATTACACCTGTTTCCACATAAATTGGCCGATAAGTTAGCCGTTTTCTACCATCATTGCGCAGATCCTGGGCAATACCACCCTTAATAAAGTTCCTTTCTCCAACAGATAGCCCTACCATCTCTGTAAGTGAATGAAATCATACATAATCACTCCTTATAACAGTTCATAATCTTGGCATAAGGATTGGAGTAAATGATATGAAGTTTATGACTTTTATCCCTAGTAAGGAAACTCAAATAtaatggtaaatattttatgttcATGCTCTCCCTTTTCCTATTCATATAaagaagttttgaaaaataaattacttccTCCATTCCAAAAAGAGCATTGGAGGTCAGTGTACTCTGACAAGGCACCTAATTTTTTTTGCGtgaattcaaatataaaatttacataCTTAGAAGCTATAAGAGAAGTTCTTCCTCTCCAAATTTGTTTGGCAATAACttaagaaaaaaggaagaactTTTGACATATATACATTAACAAATTCTCATTTTTAGAGTAAGAGAAGGAAACCAAAAATAATCAAGTAACAACAAACCCAATGtaataattgtaatttcacaAGTCAGGTCTGGGGAGGATAttgtgtacgcagaccttacctctacattcagaaggtagagaggttgtttgcGCTTTTCAATTGAATATCTAGAGAAACTTAAGCAAATAAATTACtctgagaaaatgaaaaatagttaaAACTGAGCTTTCACTTAAATCCAGCACCATCAAACAAAACTCGGAAGAAACTAAAGATATTAAAGAAGCCATCTCTTTTTAGCAGAAACTCACTGAACAGTTTTCTAGCTTGGTAGGGTTTTGGGGTTTACAAATTCGCTTTTGGCGACTGGAAAAGATGGAGACAGCTATTATTTACAAGTTTGATTTGAGCTGCCAGAAAATATGGAGAGCAAAGCGTTTTGCAGTAGCCGGAGAATCGTGAACTTTCGCCGGAGAAGAAACGGTAATTTGAAGAATAATCTTATTTTGGGTTCTCAATTAATGGCTTGCAAttcgataaaaaataaaaaagagtgcCTTTGGGCCTACATTTTTTGAGACCCACTGGGCCGTGAATCTTCATTTGCACTTTTATTTTGACCCTACAACTACTTTTTCTCATGACATAAATTATAGGAAAAACTACCTAACAACACACTTACatcactatcatatatactatatttatctctagttaaaaataattacacatattatcattttaaatatttataccatatatttcaAAAGATTTATTAAGATACACAAATCTCTTAAATATagtattgaataattatcttaaatttaaactccttaattaatgctcattaacaaattaatttttttttattcccaTCTGTCGCCGATCGTTCCCCACCCCCATGTCCAGCAGCccactttctttcttcttcttcttctccttctttaaTTTATATCTTTATTCATTCAatacatatttgcatgttcaaaGCAGTATTTTACATATagatttgtttttattgttttattattctcATGTATCTTGATTTAGTATCTGAGTTAAAATTCATAATGTTCTTAAGTTCAATTTAAAAAAGTTTTACAAATtaggttttatattttttgactttGTTGTTTCTCAAACACTTTAATGGCTGACCATTCTCAAAATCGGACGATTCTGGTTAAAGGTACTACACATCAACAATATTATACTAAATCATAcaacttttatttgtttatttttactcaTTATTTCTCATTGCAGGGACTGACTCTTCATCTATCAACATTCAAGCCGAAAAAATATCTAAGTATAGGAACAACCCAATCAAGATGGAAGAATTATACCAAGTTTTAAGTAACAGAACAAATACACCATTAGAAATACAACAATGTTGGATACAAATCATGAGTACATGTATCTAGTTAAGAGTTCTTAAGATTATATGTATCTATGAGGAAAAAATTTAGATGCTAAATAGAATGGATCGAGTACCTATCCTCATACATACAAATTAACTTGGCTTGACATGAAGGACACAATACACGGATACAACAAGACATTTGTGCTTTTGGACACCTTTTTTTGATTCAATGTTCCAAGAAGTTCTGGAAACCTCTCTCGTTTTGTAAATTTCTGTTTACCAATAGATGGTAGACAACAAACAGGATTCAGCATTATTCTTGTTTCTCGCTTGAGAAATGAGTATGATATATTACAGTTTATTGTCAACCTTCCACTACTGAAGTGCACAGCTGGAAGACAAATAGATTGGACTCTGTAAGGGTAGGTTTCACGAGTAAAATAATAGATTTGCAGCgttcaatatttatttgattgcTTTGACCACTGCACTAATATCAACTTAAGTTGCAATTGTCATTGCTTATCTTCTTATCAAtcaacttataaataaaaaatcagagATATACCGAAATAACGAGAATAAAAAGAACTATTGAAAACAATTGAtagtagaagaagaaaatgaaaaaaaggcaTGAAGCAGAAGAAGCAGAGAAGAGAAGGGCCACAcatcaaaagaacaaaaagTCATTATAAAAGAAAACGAAGTAAGAAGCAACTCAGCAGATACAAAGATACAGAAAAATAGAAGAGCCATTGCAAGCTAGAAAAataagatgaagaagaaaacaacaaaGAGAGGAGTCTGAGTACAAATGTAGCGAAAGGCCCGGTTTTATGATACACGGATATAAGTCCTACTACACAGGTACTAAAACACCACacttttctcctccttttaCTTTCTCTTTTCATCTCTAAAGTTACATTCAAAGCAGTGACTGGTTCTTGCTTGGATCAATTTATGACTTACAGTGTCTCTTCCAAATTGCTTCATTTCACATTATTAGAATTGTAAACCATCGTTTCGCATTGCTCCGGCACTTTAAGCAATGGAGCAACACTGTGAATAATACTAATTCTAAAGAAGACAAAAATGAGCAAGTTCAATAAAGTCAGAGGCAGTGGCGGAACCAAAAATTATATTAAGGGCGTCGAAGAATAATGGTGTGGctgtcaaaataaaacaaaaaattattgtgCTATTTGGGGTTCGAACCCAGAAATCCTTCATTCAAATGGACACATATTACCACTACGCCAGACACATGCCAAGGGtgtccaactttaaatatatatcttttaaatgtaGAATTCGACATATATATAAAACGtaattttccgacgaagggTATCCAGTTGGACACCCTGGGGTAGAGGACACAAGATGAAATGCAAATTTTGTTCTAAGAAAGCTTAAAATATATTGGCTCAACGTTAGGTAGACTATTTCTAAACTATTCcttctgaaaaaataaataagaaacattCTTTGAAACATTAATGGAGAGATCAAGCAGAAATgcaaaaaaagaaagcaaagcTTAATGCTCTCAACACTTGGTGCTCCAATACATTTCTAGTTGCTTCGTTCATCACTCTGAAGTGAATAGTAAGTAGTTCTCCGACATCAGTTCAAGAATGTAGCTTCTATTTCCAGGTATTCTATTAGGGGATGGCTAGTTGATCAGCCTTGGAAAGGCAAAGCTCGAAAGTTCGCTTATGATCCTATTGCTCTTACAGTCTTACTCCTTGTCCTTCCTGTGTTGGTACAAGACAGAGCACCAAGTTTTGGCCTCATAAGTGCAGCTAGCTGAACTAAAAGGGGTTTTGTCAAAAATTATGCTGTTCTTATTAGTAAAAACATGGTGCACAACTTGCTTAGCTCACTGGTAGTGgacttcaatattattttttttgggttatatcatataaatgaaatgaaaaggTGTAATTTTTAtcgaaaacaaaaagaaagtgtAATCTACAGACAAAACCATCTTACGTGGAACAAGCAGTTATATATTCAAGTGGAATAGGGCGACGAAAGGTTTTTGGCCACATACATCTCTAATGTATACCCATTACACTACATCCTTAAAGGATCACTAAACAATGAACATCCTTCAAGTTATAAAACTAACAGGATCctacaaaatcacataaaaggGCAGGTGacatttctaaaaaaattacaagCTTTGCAACTCCATTCCAAATACACTGATTCTTAAATGTTATTCCTTCATCAATAAAGCGACCAAACGAGCATCACAGAAATGAATTTGATCTATTGTACATTCTcaaaaattcatcattttccCGATAACAGTGGTGTCCATGCTAGCTTGGGCACACTTTGACTAATTCCAAACAAGTTAATCAGGGTGTCCAGGGATTCACACCCtatcaaaaaaatcatattttgtcCTACAAATAGCTCAGTAATCATATTCCTAAGCACTCATATAAGAGGATTATGCAAATTCAGAAAATAGCAACAAAATAACTCCAAAACCCATCAATGGATAACAAATAACAAGAAtacaatagaaaataatatctttctatatttagtaagttTTCCAATTTCAACCTTTGcaagtttaagaccacaaaatttaaaaatctctCCTTTATTCCATAAACTCCGTATCCAATCAAactaaattgggacagagggagtattagattaaaaatctatcaataaaattgtaattttgggTGCTAACAAAATACAAAGCGTAAGCAACTCATCCAAGTTTAAGAGTTCAAAATCAAGTTTACCTCAAAAAAATATGCTTTAAAATTCTCTGAAAACAGTTCAAAAACAATGGGGGAAACAGAGGGGTTTCGTAAAATTACAGAGagagtaaaaagaaaaaggaatacATACAATTCGATTCCGTTCACTGTTTCAAGATTTTGAGAGTGGTGGCTGCTGTTTGGCGATGCGtcgcttttttttttcttaatttttttctgCACACGGATATTGCAGGGAGAAGAAATGCTAATGGGTCTAGGTGGGCCAATATTATGGGCTTTTGTATTATGGGCTCTTTTAACtactcaatttttttcatgaattttccTCGGGGAACTTTTACAAATAGCCACTagaataaacttaattatgctttataactatagtttgtatattTACGGGTTGTAGCTATAATTTAACctgtctcgtttgtataattcacaaatttgtataattcacaggtttgtataattcgcggatACATTTGTATAgtttagttatttttgtataaactcgaaataacgaatttaaacaattacaaacatcagaagtgtaaacatttataaaaattatattatacaaattctgaattatacaaacgtgcattttatacaaaactaaaaagttgagtcacataattatagctaaaaataGGTTGCAAATTGTAATTAaggcaaactatagctatgttaactaattaactaatatatgtttgcttatacgcgtaatttttccattttcctCGTCGTTAATTTTTGTCTCTCAAATTGATAGtctttattcaaaataattactcTACTTTGTCAGAAATAAATTGTGTATCACTTCTTCTATtccataataaataaattttgaatctttttttattGTAGAAAATTCAAGATAAATGCTTGAATTCTTTTTTCACATATGTTTTTCCGTTTAATGAAGTTTTACATTTTAAGaaacaactatttttatttttaagaataactTGGGAATAAACAAAAAGGTAATAgtgaaaaatatagtttaaattatgttcttgaatgtTTTTCTTCTTAATGAATGTACATTGCCTCACAAATGAAATGTAGGAAGTATTTTAATTTGCATCCAACAAGTGTAGCTTTATTGGTTCTTAAAACGAACTTATTCTTTCATCGATATAAATTTTATAGAAACTAAATTATATCGTATAACACATTACTTCAATTTTGTGTTGcgaccattttttattttatttttgctacTTAACAAATTGAAAGGCAAGggctattttctatttcttattcgtaaatttaaaaagtcttaaatattattatttctctcttcttctttttttggtgataaaatgtgaaatattaCCATACCAAACAAATATTACACCCTAAGGAGCCTCTAGTATTttcagccaccttctaggaagggtacCTCATAACCACTAGCTAGATCTCGAGAAAACATACATCTAATTACATAAGTGGCAAAATCAACCTTTGACATCAATGAGCTCTCTTTGTACTTTGTAACATGTATACTCTCTCACgtattttcttctatatttgtGTAATCGCATATTTTGGTCGTACACTCTtgtgcttaaatttttttaaatttattgacTGCAACATGTAGTAGATCATTATCCCCCATATTGTTGCTACTATCTCCTTTTGGAAGTGCTTCCACCTTCTTCTCTTGATCCATTGAAGTGTGCAAGTTGCAACACACACATTTACATTGTATTTCTATCCCTAGCCACCTATTCAATTTGCTCCTGACTTCGTATACATATCGACATTCTGCAAACAGGTGTCTTTTCTTAGTCCTCCTCACATAAGCAACATTGTTTTGTATCAATGAAAATGTTTAGGTGTACTAACCTTTCCTTTCTTGTTATGCCAACCAGACTACTTAGATAGCATTACTACACTCCATATTAAATCGGATTCTTGCATTTTAGGCAAACCTCTTGGTAGCTTTGTGAAACATAATACCTTCCTTTTGGAGTCAGAATATACCTCTATTTTTAAACAAATCATAACTAgatataattaaagaaaatactaaataataaatactacGCAACTTAGAATTgctataataattttaaattattctttcaacatataattattttagttcattaaacatataaaaatagacataatatatattaaaaaattgaaagaaagtAAATATTTGAGGGGAGGGCTATTTGTGtagtgtagttttttttttctaaaaaaaaactatattccTAAAATGTGCCGCGAATTCCCTCCTTCACCACCCCCTCCCCCCTCGCCTATATAACCCCCTAATTCATCCTCTTTCCGTGCAGTTACAACGAATTCTCTAGAAGAACAAACAAACCAACAACTCGCCGGAGAAAAACAACTATTGCCGCCGACGAAGAAGAACCTAAGTCCAAAGGCAACGCTGCATTCGCATCCGGTAACTTCACCGACGCCGTGCTCCACTTGACTGAAGCAATCAATCTCTCTCCTAACAATCACGTTCTCTACTCTAACCGATCAGCAGCTTACGCTTCCTTGAACAAATTCTCCGAAGCCTTAATTGACGCTGAGAAAACCGTTGAACTGAAACCGGATTGGTCTAAAGGTTATTCTCGGGTAGGCGCTGCTTATTTAGGTTTGAATAACTATAACGACGCCATTTTAGCGTATAGAAAGGGTTTGAAAATTGATCCTAATAATGAAGTGTTGAAATCCGGGTTTTCGGATGCTCAGTCGGGTCAGGGTCGAGGTAGAGGTCCGAGTAGTTCGTTTGGTGATGCATTTTACGGGCCGGAGATGTGGGCTAAGTTGACGAGTGACCCGAGGACCCGAACGTATTTGCAACAACCGGATTTTGTAAGAATGATGCAGGATATACAGAAGAATCCGAacaatttgaatctttataTGAAGGATCAGAGAGTAATGCAAGCGTTTGGAGTTTTGTTAGGGATGAAATGGGATACTAGGACGCCAAAGGAGGGTGTGAAGATGCCGGGAGGTTCACCGGAGAGGAAAAGACGAGCAGAGAGTGAGCCCGTGAAAGAGGAGAAACGGGCCGGGTACAAGGCACATCGCGTACCTCAGCCCGAACCAGTGGAAGTGtcggaggaggagaaggagttGAAGGAGAGGAAAGTGTTGGCGCTGAAGGAGAAGGAGGCAGGTAATGCGGCGTATAAGAAGAAGGATTTTGAGAATGCTGTTCAGCTTTATACTAAGGCAATTGAGCTGGATGATGCTGATATTTCTATTCTTACTAACCGTGCTGCTGTGTTCTTGGAGATGGGAAAGGTATAGCGCAGAACTCTTTACTCTGTTATAATATAATGTATGCTTATGGAGTTCcttgttttttatttgtttgtttgctAACCGTGGTATCTAGGTCAACGTTCACACttctcaatttgtttgtctggtttcTTCTGCTtgacatggagtttaagaaatctTCTACTtgacatggagtttaagaaataaggAACTTTGAAACGGGCTAAAacgaaaagtaaaataaataaattgaaatggaattGAGGGAGTAGTTTTCTTTGCCTCACATGAGTTTCGAATTTGAGACCTCATGGTTTTAACTCACTTGATTAACTACTAGTCAAACCCTTGGTAGTtgattgtttttcttatttcctaattttgaggatgatgatgatctGTTTGAAGAAATCCTGCTATTCTAATGCTGCGTATTTGACACAACAACTACTATGCCTCAAACAAACTAGTTATGTTCAAGCAATATATTCCTAGGAGATTAGGTCCCAATGCAATTATGAATTGACTAGTTTTAGCGGGGAAGGACTATGTGTGACTCTTCTCTAGATTTACTTCGGGCTTGGAACTGATAATGTGAGCTCATATAGAATGCTAAGcttgtataaattttatacttctAGAAAAGTTTGTTGCTTTTCTCATTGATAAAGGAATTGCTGGATACATAAAGATAATGGTAATGAGCTCTCTTATTTGTCTTTTTGTGCTACTATCTTTCAA
This genomic stretch from Solanum stenotomum isolate F172 chromosome 10, ASM1918654v1, whole genome shotgun sequence harbors:
- the LOC125841478 gene encoding uncharacterized protein LOC125841478, producing MVGLSVGERNFIKGGIAQDLRNDGRKRLTYRPIYVETGVIPQANGSAKVKLGATDVIASVKAELGKPTLSHPDQGKVFIYVECSPTAEPSFEGRGGEELSTELSTALERSLLGGKSGAGAGIDPASLLIKEGKVCWDLYVDCLVISSDGNLLDALGAAIKAALSNTGIPRVQFREAASSDEHADVDVSDEEFLQFDTSGVPVIVTLTKVGRHYIVDATSEEESLMSSAVSISVNRRGLICGLTKRGGAGLDPSVILDMISVAKHVSEQLINKLDSEIEAAERANEEEP